The following is a genomic window from Verrucomicrobiota bacterium.
TCCCATCCACCCATGAATCCCGCAATCATATTATTCCTTTCGTTTAGAGTTTATTCGTCGCTCTTCTCACCCTTCCCCATGGCCTTCCTGAGCGCGGGGACTTGCTCCAACAGCTTTTCAAATTTCACACCGGTCAAGCTCTCCAGCACCGGTGGCAATTGGCTGATGATCGTGGTCACGTCGCCGGTCAGCTTGCTCGCGCCACCGCCAGGGCCGGGGCCGGCATTGATGATGACCATCTTCTCCGTCTTCGACAGCGGTTCGCTGATCCGACCCGCGACCTCCGGCAGCACGCGCACAATCATCTCGATGACCGCCGCTTCGTTGTATTGCTTGAACGATTCCGCTTTGACACGCATGGCTTCGCCGGTTGCCTTGCCTTGCGCTTCGATGACGGCAGCCTCAGCCAAGCCGCGCGCCTTGTTCGCGTCGGCTTCCGCAATGCCGGTCGCTTTGACCACGTCGGCGCTTGCAAAACCCGTGGCCTTCGTCGCCGATGCCGCGCCAGCCGCCTCGGTTTCGAGTTGGAATTTCCGCGCGTTGGCCAGCGTCTCGACTTTGTAACGTTCCGCATCGGCGGGTTTTTGCACCATCGCTTCGAGCTCGCGTTGTTTGCGGAGGATTTCCTGTTGTTGCAACTCGATTTGCTTTTGCTTCTCGATGATCTGTACCTGCACCTCTTCCGCCTTGACGAGCTGGCCGGTCTTGAACTTCTGCAAATCATACGCAAGGTCGGCTTGCGCCTTTTGCACGTTCACCGTCGCCTGATATTGCGCCACGTTCGATTGATAATCGCGTTGCGCTTCGGCAATTTTGGTATCCGCCAGAAACTTGGCTTCCTGCCCGGCCTGCGCCGCCTGGGCTGAACGGATCATGGAATCACGGTCCGCCTCAGCCTGACCAATCTGGGCGTCGCGTTTGACCTGGGCGATGCGCGGTTTGCCGAGCGCTTCGAGATAGCCCTGCGTGTCGCGGATGTCGCGAATCGTGAAGCTGACAATGCCAAGACCCATGTTGGCCATGTCGCCGGCGGCGACTTCCTGGACCTTGGAGGCGAAGGCGTCGCGGTTCTGGTAAATCTCCTCGACGGTCATCGTGCCGAGAATCGCGCGCAAATGGCCTTCGAGCGTTTGCATGGCGATGTTCTTGATCTCCTCAACACCCTTGCTGAGAAATTGCTCGGCCGCGGTGGCGATGGAAATGTCATCGCCCTTGACCTTGATCTGCGCCACTCCATCGACTTTCACAGGCACGCCCTTGCTCGTATAAACTTCCGGCGTTTGCACATCGATGGTCAGCAGTTCCAGTGAAAGGATGTCCACCTTCTCAATGACCGGGACCACAAACGTGCCGCCGCCTTTGACGATACGGAAACCGCGCACGCTTACCGTACCGTCCGGATCGGTGAACTTGTGTTTGCGCCCGGAGACAACGAGGACTTCGTTCGGGCCGACCTTCGTGTAGCGGCTGGCCCAGACCATGATGAAAATGAAAATGACAATGACGATGCCGACGATGGCAACTGCGGCGACGCCCCAGCCACCGGGGATGTTGAGTTGAGCGAGTAGCGGAAGTGTATTCATCATGATTTAGAGTTGAAGGTTCAGGGTTGTGAGTTGAAACAAATCCATCAGGCGACCGTCACATAAAATTGTGTGCCTACAATGCGGCTGATTTTGACGACTTTGCCATTGGGGACAGCGTTGCCGCTTTCGGTTCGGGCGGGGGCGGTGTACCGGCTCCCACTCTGGATGTAGGCGATTTCCCCCACGCCATTTTGCGGAATGGGCGAAATAATGGTCGCATCAAGTCCGACCAAAGTGGCCACGCGCGACTCACTGCTGCTCTGAGTTTTGCTGAACACCGCGCGAAACAACCAAAACACCGCAAGCGCAATTCCGAAACCGCCGAGCGTCGCGAGCGGCGCGCTGATCCACGGACTCTGGGTCGCGCCAAACTTGGAGAAGATCATACCGAAACCGCCAAATGCGGTGATGAACGCTGCAATCGTCGTCGGGCTGATCGGTGAAAAGCCTGGCATGTCCTGGCTGTCAAAGCCCGCCTCGGCGTGACCCTCCGCGCCACCGCCCATATCCGCGTGGACATCATGCCCGCCAAACGCGTGACCCACGAAAGCGCTAACGATGGTAAACAGCAACCCGACGCCGAAACAGATGAGGTAGATGAAGAAAAGGTCCATAAGTTCTCCGGTGTTAGTTGCTCGTTAGTTAAAAGACATCCGCCAAGTCTAGCAAGCCCGAAAGCGCGTCCAGGCCGTCAAACAACAACTCCACAACGCCGCAGCCGACGTCCCACCACCAAGATAGTTGTGAACCTCCGGAGTGATCTGAATACAATTTGGATGTTGCCCGACGGTTCATACTTCACGAGTAGCAAACTACATCCGCGCGCGGGTTTCATTTATAATTTGGCCGTGTGTTTGTAGCAGTTGAACAACACGCAATAGTTACTGGAGGCGATCAACAAGCATTCTGTTGACAGGCCAAATGCCTGTTCTACCCTCGCGCTCATGCAATCCCATGAACTCCTGCGCGAAGTTTTTCAACAGTGCAGCGCCAAACAGGTTGCCGCCGACCTGGGCCTTTCGCTCTCGATGATTTACAAATGGGCCGAGCCGGACGAGAGCGGCGGCAGCGGCACGGCCAACCCGCTTGACCGCATCGAGGCGCTGCTGCGTTCCTGCAACGATCAGCGGATTGTGCAGTGGATTTGCCAGCGGGCTGGCGGTTTTTTCATCGTGAATCCCAAGACCGGTCGGCCGCACGCCACGTTCCTGATTCCCGCCACGAACAAGATCGTTCAGGAATTCGCGGATTTGCTGGCCGTGATCGCCGCCGCCGCCTCGGACAATGAGATCAACAACAGTGAAGCCGAAAAAATCCGCGCACGCTGGGAGGACTTGAAAACCGTGACGGAAGGATTTGTTGTTTGCTGCGAACAGGGAAACTTCGCGCCGCTGCGGGAAAAACAACCGTCGCTTAACTCAAGGTAAGAGCTTCGGACGCGGACGCCATGCGACGGTTTCATGCGAGAACATTTTTCGCGGGGTTAATCTTGTGCCTGGTCGCCTTCACCGCCTGTGTCACCGGCCCGTCCATCGATCCCCAAAGGTTGAAAGGCATCGTGCTCGACGACACTCAAGGAGAAAGGAGAGGCCCGTGGGTTGAGGTTTCCACAAACGATGTCCGACATCTCGGCGTTGGCTTTTTGCAAGACAACGATGCGAACAAAGGCGAGGTGAGCCTCGTTTACACACCGGACATTCCTGAAAATGG
Proteins encoded in this region:
- a CDS encoding flotillin family protein, which encodes MMNTLPLLAQLNIPGGWGVAAVAIVGIVIVIFIFIMVWASRYTKVGPNEVLVVSGRKHKFTDPDGTVSVRGFRIVKGGGTFVVPVIEKVDILSLELLTIDVQTPEVYTSKGVPVKVDGVAQIKVKGDDISIATAAEQFLSKGVEEIKNIAMQTLEGHLRAILGTMTVEEIYQNRDAFASKVQEVAAGDMANMGLGIVSFTIRDIRDTQGYLEALGKPRIAQVKRDAQIGQAEADRDSMIRSAQAAQAGQEAKFLADTKIAEAQRDYQSNVAQYQATVNVQKAQADLAYDLQKFKTGQLVKAEEVQVQIIEKQKQIELQQQEILRKQRELEAMVQKPADAERYKVETLANARKFQLETEAAGAASATKATGFASADVVKATGIAEADANKARGLAEAAVIEAQGKATGEAMRVKAESFKQYNEAAVIEMIVRVLPEVAGRISEPLSKTEKMVIINAGPGPGGGASKLTGDVTTIISQLPPVLESLTGVKFEKLLEQVPALRKAMGKGEKSDE